A section of the Humulus lupulus chromosome 2, drHumLupu1.1, whole genome shotgun sequence genome encodes:
- the LOC133815862 gene encoding uncharacterized protein LOC133815862 → MVRSSHQKLPSFSSEVKSLLLLLLNHFRAFHFWFLVMEFFFLLKSAIFIYRVDLVFVNHCLCCSWFSSFFHSKSFDEAPFSSRLRFDILDIYINGPKEKLNSTVISQHAT, encoded by the exons ATGGTTCGAAGCTCTCATCAGAAATTGCCCTCATTTTCATCAGAGGTGaaatcccttcttcttcttctcttaaaccATTTCAGAGCTTTCCATTTCTGGTTTTTggtaatggaatttttttttcttcttaaaagTGCGATTTTCATTTACAGAGTTGACCTTGTTTTCGTAAACCATTGCTTGTGTTGCAGCTGGTTTAGTAGTTTTTTCCACTCCAAAAGCTTTGATGAAGCTCCATTTTCATCTCGGTTAAG GTTTGATATTCTAGATATTTACATCAATGGACCAAAAGAGAAGCTAAACTCAACTGTTATAAGCCAG catgcgacttga